The DNA region ATTCGGACAGCTGGCCTCCTTCCACAACCATCATCAACGATACCTTGTGGGTGAACCGGAGCGAAACGCGCAACGATTGCCGGGCCGTGCCTTTGGGCCAGTCGGTTTTTGTGGGTCTTGCCATGATTGAAAACGGAAAGTTCAAAAGGGGATGGATCCGTTTCAGGCTGGATGGTGCCGAAAAAATTACTTTCGAGGAAATGGCTTTTCAGCGCTGATGCGCCCAGGTTCATGCTTTCCTTACATTTGCCCTGCCATGGAAATCAATCCTGCCACTTTGCCTTTGCTTGAGGTGGACAAATTGCGTGTGTCGTTTCGCACCCGGGCCGGCCTGCATCACGCGGTGCAGGATATAGGCTTCAGTGTGATGCCTGGTGAGAGTCTGGCCATAGTAGGCGAATCGGGATCGGGCAAATCGGTGACTGCCTTATCGCTCATGGGATTATTGCCGGCCCGCTCGGCCATTGTGCAGTCGGATGCCTTGCTTTTTGAGGGCCGCCATCTGAATCAGCATGACCCGGCTGCATGGAACGGCCTGCGCGGAAAGCTCATGTCGATGATTTTCCAGGAACCCATGACTTCGCTCAACCCGGTGATGCGCTGTGGCCTGCAGGTGGCCGAGGCCCTGATGGTGCATCGCGGGATAAGTTTAAATGAGGCCCGGCCCATGGTGCTCGAATTGTTTCGTCAGGTCATGCTGCCCCGCGAGGAACAGGTGTTCAAAGCCTGGCCGCACGAGCTTTCGGGCGGTCAGCGGCAGCGTGTGATGATTGCCATGGCCCTGGCCAACCAGCCCCGCTTGCTCATTGCCGACGAACCCACCACAGCCCTCGATGTCACCGTTCAGAAAGAAATCCTGCGTTTGCTGGCGCGCCTCAGGGCTCAATACGGCATGGCGCTCATATTCATTACCCACGACCTGGGCGTGGTGGCAGAAATAGCCGACCGTGTTGCCGTGATGTACAAAGGACAGCTGGTTGACCAAGGCCCTGTAAACCAGGTACTGCTTCATCCAAAACACCCCTACACCATGGGCCTTATGGCCTGCCGACCCCCACTGGATATGCGCTTCAGCCGCCTGCCTGTGGTCAGCGAATTTCTCGAAGGCAAATGGAAAGACAGCCGGCAAATGGCCCAACAACTTGCGCTCCCGGAAAGCCATCGCCACCAACTCCACAGTGCGCTTTATGCCAGGTCGCCTCTTTTGAGTGCCCGGAACCTCTCCGTTCACTTTGCGCTTAAAAAACACGAAGGAAAACGGCAAATCCTGAAAGCCGTCGACAACCTGAGCTTCGACATCTATCCCGGCGAGACCCTGGGGCTGGTAGGAGAATCGGGAAGCGGAAAAACCACCCTCGGTCGTGCAATATTGCAGCTCACCAGGCTGGCCTCTGGCAAGGTCGTTTTCAAAGGCTCGCCCGTCGATCCGGACAACAGGTCGCAGTTCCTCAGGCTGCGGCGCAGCATGCAGATTGTTTTCCAGGACCCCTATTCCTCGCTCAATCCGCGCATCATGGTGGGCGAAGCCATACGCGAACCCATGCTGGTGCATAAGCTCAATGGCAACAGGAAAAAGCAAACCGAAAGGGTGATCTACCTGCTTGAGCGCGTCGGACTGTCGGCAGACCATTACCACCGTTATCCCCACGAGTTTTCCGGAGGTCAGCGCCAGCGCATCGGCATTGCGCGGGCCTTGGCTGTTGAACCTGAGTTTGTGGTGCTCGACGAGCCGGTTTCGGCACTCGATGTATCGGTCCAGGCCCAGGTGCTCAACCTGCTGGCTGAGCTGAAAGCTGAGTTTAATCTCACCTACCTGTTCATCTCACACGACCTTGGGGTGATCCGGTACTTTTCCGACAGAATCATGGTAATGCACCACGGAAGGCTCCTCGAAACCGGCGAAGCCGATGAGCTGTTCAACAATCCCCGGCAGGATTACACCCGCCGCTTGATCGAAGCTTTGCCCGGCCGGGAACTCCGGACTTCTGTCCAATACCACTGAAAAGCAGGTGTTTTCATATTATTTCGCTTAGTGCCCGTGGTTTAGGCTTACCTTTGTGCATTATTTATGCATTTCAGCTCAATGCCAAAAAACAAATCCAAAAGCAACGGAACCAAAGCCATACTCCGGCAAAGCATACTCAGCCTTTTCGGCGCAAATCCATTTAAGCCCCTCAACCACAAACAAATAGGCAAAGCCCTGAGCATCAACGATGCTGCCGGCAAAGACCTGCTATTTCAGATCCTCGACGAACTGCAAAACGAGGGGATGATCGAAGAAAAAAACAGGTTCAAATACGTCCTCACCCAGCATGCCTTGCGCGAGCATGGCAAAAAACAATACGTCACGGGCAGGGTGGATATGAAAAGCACCGGCAAAGCCTATGTGGTGCCCGACGAGGGTGGCGAAGACATCTTTATTGCCCCCAACAACACCTACAAAGCCCTGCACGACGATAAGGTGAAGGTGCTGCTGTTTCCGCGCCGGTCGGGCCACAAACCCGAGGGCGAGATTGTGGAAGTGCTTCAGCGTGCCAAGACCGATTTTGTCGGAGTGATCTCTATCAGCAAAAAATTCGGCTTTCTGGTGCCCGACAGCCCCACCATGCCCGTGGATATCTTTGTGCCTGCCGAAGGCCTGGGTAAGGCCCAGAACGGCGATAAGGTAGTGGTGCGTCTCACCGATTGGCCCGACCACTCGAAAAACCCTTTCGGCGAGGTGATCCACGTGCTGGGCAAACCCGGCGACAACAATGTGGAAATGCTCAGCATCCTGGCCGGCCACAACTATCCCCTGGCTTTTCCGGCAGCTGTCGAAAAAGAAGTGGCGCGCATCGACCATGGCATCACCCCGGCCGAAATTGCCCGCCGCCGCGACTTCCGCCAGGTATTCACCATCACCATCGACCCGGTTGACGCCAAAGACTTCGACGATGCCATCTCGCTCCGCAAACTCGACAACGACAACTGGGAAGTGGGCGTACACATAGCCGATGTGTCGCACTACGTGCCCGAAGGTTCGGCCACCGACGCCGAAGCCCGCGAACGCGGCACCTCGGTTTACCTGGTGGACCGCACCATCCCCATGCTGCCCGAAAAACTCTCGAACCACATCTGCTCACTGCGTCCCGACGAGGATAAACTGTGCTTCGCCACCGTGTTCGAAATGAACGACCAGGCCGAAGTGCTCAGCAAATGGATCGGCCGTACCGTGATCCGGTCCAACCGACGCTATGCCTACGAGGAAGTCCAGGCCATGATCGAAGGCCAGCCAGGCGACAACAGCGAACAAATCCTTGTGCTGCATGGTCTGGCCTCCAAACTGCGCGAAAAACGCATGAAAGAAGGCTCGATCAACTTCCGCACCGAAGAAGTGAAATTTGTGCTCGACGCAAACGGCAAACCCGTGGATACTTACGTGAAAGTGCAACAGGAAAGCCATATGCTCATCGAAGACTTTATGCTGCTGGCCAACCGCACCGTGGCCGAAGAGATCGGCAGGCCTGCCGGAAAGTCGAAACCAAAAACCTTTGTTTACCGCGTTCACGACCAGCCTAACCCCGAAAAACTCAACACCTTCCTGCAGTTTGTGGGCAAGCTGGGCTACAGCATGAACATCAGTTCGCGCAAAAAACTCGTCGAGTCGTACAACCGCCTTTTCGAGGCCGTGGAAGGCAAAGGCGAGAAAAACCTCATCGAAACCATTGCCGTGCGCACCATGGCCAAAGCCGAATACAGCACGCAAAACATCGGCCACTACGGACTGGCCTTCCGCTACTACACCCACTTCACTTCGCCCATCCGCCGCTACCCCGACCTGATGGTGCACCGCCTGCTCGACCGCTACCTCTTTCAGCAGAAACCCTCGGTGAGCGCCGAAACCTACGAACCCATCTGCCAGCACGCCAGCGAAATGGAACGCCGGGCAGCCGAAATGGAACGCGACTCGGTGAAGTTTAAGCAAGCCGAATACCTCGCCGACAAAATTGGCAAAACCTTCGAAGGCCTCATCTCGGGGGTGAGCAAATGGGGCCTTTTCGTGGAACTCAAACAAAGCAAATGCGAAGGCATGGTGCGCTATACCGAAATGCCCGGCGACTATTACTACCTCGACGAAGACAACTACCGCGTGGTAGGGCAGGGGACAGGCCGCGTTTACCGGCTCGGCGATCCGGTGACCATTCGCGTCAAAAAAGTGGATATCATCCGCAAAAAAATGGACTTCGTCCTGCTGGATACCGATGTGCTCAGCTCATTCAAAACAGCTCCGGACCACAAAAGCACAAAAAAATCTAAAAACCGGCGCTGACCCAGCTTTATTTGAACCAAAGACCGCTTTGCCGTGTTTTCTTAAAAAAGTCATAAATGAAAGTAGCCGTTTACCGCAAAGCACATTTCAACGCCGCACATCGCCTCTACAACCCTGCCTGGACCGACCAGCGCAACAACGAGGTCTTCGGCCTGTGCAACAACATCAACTGGCATGGCCACAATTATGACCTGATTGTGAAAGTGGTGGGCGAGGTGGATCCCGAAACCGGTTATGTGATCGATATGAAAATCCTGAAAGACCTCATCCGCAAGGAAGTAGAAGAACGTTTCGACCACAAAAACCTCAACCTCGATTGCCCCGAATTCGATGGCATCATTCCCACGGCCGAAAACATTGCCATCGTCATATACAACCTGCTCAGAGCCAAACTCGACGACAGATACGAGCTGCAGGTGAGGCTCTACGAAACCGAACGCAATTTTGTGGAATATCCGGCATAACCCCCCATCAGGGTAATAGTGCCGGGTACACGCTCACAATTCATCATCCGGCTCAAATCCAGCGCCTGAATATTGAGTTTATTCAACCCTGTCGGGGTTCAGAAATCTGTCAACACCAACTTTTACCAACCTTGAATCTTTGGCTGCTGAGGCTGTGAATTTTCACCCTTACGCAATCAGCGAATTGCGCTGCTGAATTTGAAAAGCCCTTCCCTATATTCTGTAACCGGGTTATGCGACAGCTGTGGTGCGCCGGGAACACGGCTCCAAACCATCAGCTGGGGCGATTTGAATTTGAGCAGATAGCCCTGACATACACGACCCGATTCAAATGCCTGCATCCCGAAACTGCGCTGGTTGTGCCGGTTGAGCAGGATCAGGTCAACCTCCTGCGCCCTTGCCCTCCTGAGCAATTCCTCTCCTTTAAGGTCAGGATCTATTTTCTGCAGCTCGCTCCAGGCCATCAGGCCCTGAATGGACTCAAAGTTATCCAGCTCATCGAAAATGAACTCCATAGGCGCTGCAACCTTGAGCGAATCGCTTCGGCTTCCCGCAAATACTTCCCGCATCTGCGCATTGAGCAGCGGATCATACTTTCGTGCTACAACCTGGCTGTTATAAACCAACGAAACAATCAGCACCATACCTGCCAGTGCCTGACCCCATTTCGGCACGCGATTTTTCGCCATCCCCTCGCTCAGCGCACTGACGATGATCAGACCCCAGAAGGGCAGAACCGGAATGATGTATTTCGTGGTTTTGTGCAAGCCCAACAGCCCGAGGAAAAACATTGCCGCCAGTGTATAGACCAGCAGCAGTTGCTGATCGCGCCAGAGACGCCTGTGCTGCGTAAGCAGCGAAAAAACGATGAGCAGCGTAAAGACAATCTCTTTCGGGCTGTGGAAATAACGCATATGCTCATCCCGAAGGTTGAGAAGGAAGTGCATCCACCAACTCCCGGTACTGCGACCATTGGGAATAAAAGTGAGCTGGTGATACCACAGCGAAAAATCGTCAACGCCCCTGAAATCGGCAAAATACAACAGCGCAGCCACGCTTGCCGCAGTACCAAATGCCAGTGCTCCGGTCCAACGGCGCATGACCAGCAAACTGACAAAACCCGCAGCCACAAAAACGGAACCATTCAGGTGGGCCACCAGCGCCAGTCCGGAAAAAATGCCCGATAAAATGATTGACAGGTATTGATTTCCTTGATCTGCTGCAGCTTTGTGAAGAAATAAAAAGCTCAGCAAAACCAGGCCAGTGAGCAACATCTCGGGTCGGAAAATAAAGCCGAATTCGAAAATAAGCGGATTAGCCAGGAGCAAAATCAACAATAAAACCCTTTGCTGCGGGCTTGTGACCAGTCCTGTCCGTTTGCCCAGATGCAGGCTGAGCATCAGGCTGAGCATCAGGAAGATAAGCGATGTGCCTTTGAGCAAATGCATATTGAATCCTCCCAACCGGATGGCCACTGCCCCGATCCAGGTGTGCAGCTTGTGGTGCAAAACCAGCCTCTCCTCGCTTCCTGCGATGCCGTTCATCAGTTTCGACTTCACCACACCTTCCCTTGCAAGCCAGTAACTGTGCTCTCCGAGCCAGGCATCGTCCACATGAGGCATACGCCAGGGCAGGCTCATGGCAAACATGAGCAATGTGAGCATCAAAATGCCTGCATAAAGGTTATTTCGATTGGCCAATGGTCAGATTTTGGCGTGCAAATGTCCGTAAATAATGCATACGGGCGCAGGCCACATGATGGGTTAGGGCTTGGTTCGGTTGCACTGCCTCCGCCTTTTAGATGGATTTTTTTCGGTGATCGTCCAAAAACCAGCTTTTTGAAATAACTTTGCCCCCAGTTTGCGGTTCTTCGCAGAAGATTAAAAGGGAATCCCGTGCAAGTCGGGAACTATCCCCGTAGCTGTGAGTCCGTGCACAGGCCTCGTCCAACAGTGTCACTGTCTGCCGCTCAGGCAGATGGGAAGGCCGGACGCAGGCCGGACAAGTCAGAAGACCTGCCGCAAACCGTTGTTCGTAGCTTTCGGGCGAAAAGCGAAGGAACAGGCCATACGCCACGGTGTATTGTTTGATTCCCCCTTTCCCGCGAGTTACCATTTGATAACCAAAACATCCATGGTTTATGAATGGTTTGTCGCGTATGCCAATCAAACTCCGCGAGGCTCAAAAGCCTCAGGGATTCCCCCGTGTGCTTACCAACGCAAAGATGTTGCGGTCAACAATAACCACCTGCCGGAATGCTGACCGGCAACATGGTTTGACCTGCAAAAGGGCGATGGCGGGTTCTGCTGCACAAAGCGCGAACATCACAGCTGCTTCCGGAACCCTAAACCCTTATCCTATGTTGCATCATTACACTTCTCAAAAGCCGGTGCGACTGGCTGCCCTCGCTGCCCTCGGCTTATGGCTGACTTTCAGTTCGGCATCCTTTGCCCAGGGACCTTTTCCCCCTGCTGCCGGACAACCGGGCAGCACCGCCATTCACAAAGACGACCCGGCTTTCAAGGCATGGGCAAATGGTTATGAAATTGTCCGCGGATGGGTCAACATCGCCGACACGAGTGTGTATGCCGGTGGCTCCAACAGAGCCAGTTTTGGCCATCCCTCCCAAGCCCTAGGGCCAGCCTCAGGTGTGAGCACCGAAGTGGTGAGCCTGGGCGATGGCGGCCACATCACCCTCAGCTTCAGCCACCCCATCGTCAATGGCCCGGGTTTCGACTTTGCCGTATTCGAAAACAGCTTCAGCGACACCTTTCTCGAACTTGCCTTTGTGGAGGTGAGCTCCGACGGCCAGCGCTTTGTACGCTTCCCCGCCACCTCGCTCACGCCTACCAATGCCCAGGTGGGTAGTTTTGGCACCCTCGATCCGACCAACATCCACAACCTGGCCGGCAAATACCGCGGTGGATACGGTACGCCCTTCGACCTGAGCGACCTGGCCGACAGCACTGGCATCGACCTCAACAACATCCGTTTTGTAAGGATAGTGGACGTGGTGGGCAGCATCGATCCGGCCTTTGCCACCTACGATGCACAGGGCAACATCGTGAACGATCCATTCCCCACTCCCTTCGCCTCCGGGGGCTTCGACCTCGACGGGGTGGGACTCATCAACATCGGCCTTCCATACCGCATCAGCCATTTCGACGATCTGAACCTGGCTCCGGATAGCTACTGGAACGGCTCGGATGGCTCCGGCGGTTTCCTGAGCGGCAGCGCCTTTTTTGTGAATACCTACGACCCCAACTGGTTTTCGTGGAGCGGATGGGCCTATAGCAATATGCGCGATGACACTACCGCAGGATGGAGCAACCAACACAGCGCCATCACTGCCGGAGGAATGGGCGCCGGACCGGATGGGGGCACCAACTACGCCCTGGCCTACGTGTCGAGCGATTTCATGGGCAACAACGACCCCATTCCCGTGCAGGTCAACTTTGCCGGCGACAGCCTCTTTATAGCCAATGGCCTCTATGTGACCAACACCACCATGGCCTACCTCTCGATGCGCGACGGCGATGCCTTTGCCAAAAAATTTGGTGGCCCCGGTGGCAACGACCCCGACTTCTTTGTGCTCAATGCCTTCGGCATCCGTCAGGACGGCAGCCATACCGACACCCTGCAGTTTTATCTGGCCGACTACCGCTTCGACGACAACAGCCTCGACTACATCGTGAACGACTGGCGCTGGTTCGACCTTTCGCAGCTGGGTCCGGTCAAAGGCCTGCGCTTTTTCCTCCTCAGCTCCGATGTGGGCATCTATGGCATCAATACCCCTACCTACCTTGCTGCCGACAACCTCAGCCTGGCCCTGCCGGCCTCGCCTGTTGCCCTGCCCGAACGCCCCTCAGCCCGCTTTGCCGTGTGGCCCAATCCCTTTAGCGATTACATCAACATCTCCGGTCTCGCAGTCCGGCAAGTGCAGCTGTTCGACCTGAGCGGCCGCATGCACCTGGAACTCAACGGGCCGGTAAATGGCACAATAGGAACATCAGCCCTCAAACCCGGTGCATACGTGATGCGCATCGTGCATCAGGCAGGTATCGAAACAATCAGGCTGCTCAAAAAATAAGCCCAATGCGCCGCTCAACGCTGATCATGTTGTTTTTCCACCTCCTGCTGGCAATGGCTGTGGCCAGGGCGCAGCAGCCCGATACGCTTTCGTTGCAGGAGGTGGAGGTCAGCGGCCAACGGATACGGACAACGCAAGGCAGCATCCCTGTGCAACGCCTCGACGCCCTGCAGCTGCAACACCTCTCAGGAAACAGCGTTGCTGATGCGATCCGACATTTTGCAGGCGTCCACGTCAAAGACTATGGCGGCATCGGCGGCCTGAAAACCATACAAGTACGCAGTCTGGGCGCGCAACATACGGGAGTGTTTGTGGATGGCGTGCCCATGACCGATGCCGCCACCGGACAAATCGACCTGGGCAGGCTGCTCATCGACCTGGCCGACGACCTCAGCCTGACCACTGGTGGCAGCGTGGAGCTTTTCCAGCCTGCCCGCTGGTACAGCCAGGCTTCGGCCCTGGCGCTGCAAACCATCAGCCCCGACTTTGCGCACCAACACAGCAAAGCACGTGCTGGCCTGCGGATCGGCTCGTTCGGATTGATCCAGCCTTTTGCCATGGCCGACATCCGGGTGTCGGCACACAGCCGCGCACAGCTGGCCGGGCGATACCTCAAAGCCCATGGCACCTATCCCTTCCTGATCCGAAACGGACAGCAAAACGATGAATGGGCCACACGCAGCAATGCCGACGTTCACAACCCCGGCCTCCAGGCCAAAGTCATCCACCAGAACGGACGCCATACCCTCGACTATGGCGCTATCTTCGACCACAACAACAGAGGGCTGCCCGGCGCCGTCACCTTCTACAACCCTCAGGCCTCGCAACGCCTCGCGAACACCGACCTCAGCCAGCACATCCGCTGGAATGCCCGCACCGGCAGCTGGCGCCAACAGCTCCTGCTCCGTCATGCCCTCATGCACCTGCACTACGAAGACCCCGACTTCCTGAATGCCCAGGGTCATCTGGAACAAAACTACCGGCAGCAGGAATACTACCTCTCGCATACCATCGGAACCGAACGCGGTGCGTATCGTTTTGTGGCAGCCAACGACCTCACCCTCAATACCCTCGACGCAAAACACCTCACGCTCGATCCCCGCCGTTTCAGCTGGCACCAGCTTGTGGCGGCCGGCTGGCAAAACAGCCGCTGGGAAAGCACAGCCCACCTGCTCTGGCTCCACGCCTTCGAACTCGAAAGCGCCTCCGGCAACCCAATAAGCCACCATCCGCTCAGTCCGGGGTTCAGCCTGGCC from Bacteroidota bacterium includes:
- a CDS encoding ABC transporter ATP-binding protein; the protein is MEINPATLPLLEVDKLRVSFRTRAGLHHAVQDIGFSVMPGESLAIVGESGSGKSVTALSLMGLLPARSAIVQSDALLFEGRHLNQHDPAAWNGLRGKLMSMIFQEPMTSLNPVMRCGLQVAEALMVHRGISLNEARPMVLELFRQVMLPREEQVFKAWPHELSGGQRQRVMIAMALANQPRLLIADEPTTALDVTVQKEILRLLARLRAQYGMALIFITHDLGVVAEIADRVAVMYKGQLVDQGPVNQVLLHPKHPYTMGLMACRPPLDMRFSRLPVVSEFLEGKWKDSRQMAQQLALPESHRHQLHSALYARSPLLSARNLSVHFALKKHEGKRQILKAVDNLSFDIYPGETLGLVGESGSGKTTLGRAILQLTRLASGKVVFKGSPVDPDNRSQFLRLRRSMQIVFQDPYSSLNPRIMVGEAIREPMLVHKLNGNRKKQTERVIYLLERVGLSADHYHRYPHEFSGGQRQRIGIARALAVEPEFVVLDEPVSALDVSVQAQVLNLLAELKAEFNLTYLFISHDLGVIRYFSDRIMVMHHGRLLETGEADELFNNPRQDYTRRLIEALPGRELRTSVQYH
- a CDS encoding TonB-dependent receptor, whose translation is MRRSTLIMLFFHLLLAMAVARAQQPDTLSLQEVEVSGQRIRTTQGSIPVQRLDALQLQHLSGNSVADAIRHFAGVHVKDYGGIGGLKTIQVRSLGAQHTGVFVDGVPMTDAATGQIDLGRLLIDLADDLSLTTGGSVELFQPARWYSQASALALQTISPDFAHQHSKARAGLRIGSFGLIQPFAMADIRVSAHSRAQLAGRYLKAHGTYPFLIRNGQQNDEWATRSNADVHNPGLQAKVIHQNGRHTLDYGAIFDHNNRGLPGAVTFYNPQASQRLANTDLSQHIRWNARTGSWRQQLLLRHALMHLHYEDPDFLNAQGHLEQNYRQQEYYLSHTIGTERGAYRFVAANDLTLNTLDAKHLTLDPRRFSWHQLVAAGWQNSRWESTAHLLWLHAFELESASGNPISHHPLSPGFSLAWRTAAHSTSKIRFVTKEAFRLPGFNDLYYNIVGNPVLKPEKATMFSLGWAAEAHRQDHHFRWQLDVFHHQLRDKIIAIPTKNLFVWSMRNLGKVSASGAEMSLNMNSKLSGQWQLNQHLSYTFQRAVDRSSPESPAYGHQIQYMPLHALNWFGQASHANGMWVALNAYFNSKRYYLPENTTSNQLPAWTTLDLSLGSSIHKLGLPAQVKAEVSNLLNAQYEVIRSFPMPGRAFHLTLTAHIE
- the rnr gene encoding ribonuclease R; this encodes MPKNKSKSNGTKAILRQSILSLFGANPFKPLNHKQIGKALSINDAAGKDLLFQILDELQNEGMIEEKNRFKYVLTQHALREHGKKQYVTGRVDMKSTGKAYVVPDEGGEDIFIAPNNTYKALHDDKVKVLLFPRRSGHKPEGEIVEVLQRAKTDFVGVISISKKFGFLVPDSPTMPVDIFVPAEGLGKAQNGDKVVVRLTDWPDHSKNPFGEVIHVLGKPGDNNVEMLSILAGHNYPLAFPAAVEKEVARIDHGITPAEIARRRDFRQVFTITIDPVDAKDFDDAISLRKLDNDNWEVGVHIADVSHYVPEGSATDAEARERGTSVYLVDRTIPMLPEKLSNHICSLRPDEDKLCFATVFEMNDQAEVLSKWIGRTVIRSNRRYAYEEVQAMIEGQPGDNSEQILVLHGLASKLREKRMKEGSINFRTEEVKFVLDANGKPVDTYVKVQQESHMLIEDFMLLANRTVAEEIGRPAGKSKPKTFVYRVHDQPNPEKLNTFLQFVGKLGYSMNISSRKKLVESYNRLFEAVEGKGEKNLIETIAVRTMAKAEYSTQNIGHYGLAFRYYTHFTSPIRRYPDLMVHRLLDRYLFQQKPSVSAETYEPICQHASEMERRAAEMERDSVKFKQAEYLADKIGKTFEGLISGVSKWGLFVELKQSKCEGMVRYTEMPGDYYYLDEDNYRVVGQGTGRVYRLGDPVTIRVKKVDIIRKKMDFVLLDTDVLSSFKTAPDHKSTKKSKNRR
- a CDS encoding 6-carboxytetrahydropterin synthase; the encoded protein is MKVAVYRKAHFNAAHRLYNPAWTDQRNNEVFGLCNNINWHGHNYDLIVKVVGEVDPETGYVIDMKILKDLIRKEVEERFDHKNLNLDCPEFDGIIPTAENIAIVIYNLLRAKLDDRYELQVRLYETERNFVEYPA
- a CDS encoding DUF4465 domain-containing protein, with translation MLHHYTSQKPVRLAALAALGLWLTFSSASFAQGPFPPAAGQPGSTAIHKDDPAFKAWANGYEIVRGWVNIADTSVYAGGSNRASFGHPSQALGPASGVSTEVVSLGDGGHITLSFSHPIVNGPGFDFAVFENSFSDTFLELAFVEVSSDGQRFVRFPATSLTPTNAQVGSFGTLDPTNIHNLAGKYRGGYGTPFDLSDLADSTGIDLNNIRFVRIVDVVGSIDPAFATYDAQGNIVNDPFPTPFASGGFDLDGVGLINIGLPYRISHFDDLNLAPDSYWNGSDGSGGFLSGSAFFVNTYDPNWFSWSGWAYSNMRDDTTAGWSNQHSAITAGGMGAGPDGGTNYALAYVSSDFMGNNDPIPVQVNFAGDSLFIANGLYVTNTTMAYLSMRDGDAFAKKFGGPGGNDPDFFVLNAFGIRQDGSHTDTLQFYLADYRFDDNSLDYIVNDWRWFDLSQLGPVKGLRFFLLSSDVGIYGINTPTYLAADNLSLALPASPVALPERPSARFAVWPNPFSDYINISGLAVRQVQLFDLSGRMHLELNGPVNGTIGTSALKPGAYVMRIVHQAGIETIRLLKK